The DNA window TTGTGTCCCCCAGCGACAAGGCCTTCCTCAAGGTCCCGCCGGTTTCCATTTCCGGAACAGCCGACGGAGACACGACCCAAGTGATTGTTCACCTGGATGGCGTCTCCCTCGACCCTGTCCCGGTCCATCCCATCAACAGGACATGGGACGCAGGCGTGCGCAGCAGCCTGGGAGAGAAGCAGTACCAGGTGAAGGCCGTCGCCATGGACTTCGCCGGCAACCGGAGCGTGGAAACCGAGCAGACCTTCACCGTGGATTGGTCTGCCCCCGCGAGCCCTCAATTTGATACGCCTGTTGCTGGCACGTACGTCACCACCACCACACCCCGGCTCTCTGGAACCGCGGAGGCCCGAACCAGTATCAGCCTGACATTTGATGGTGGCTCCATTGGCACCGCCAGTGCCGATGACGGCGGGAGCTGGGAGCTCACAGCGCCGAACCCTCCCTTTCCACAGGGGGTCATCACCGTGCTGGCAAGGGCCACGGATGAAGCTGGCAACTCCAGCGACGCGGGCAGTCACAGCTTCACGGTGGACACCGTCGCGCCCAATCCCCCCGTGTTCCAGACGCCCGCTGCCGGCGCCTATGTGACGACGACCACGCCCTCCATCTCCGGTACGGCCGAGCGCAATACCGAGGTGCGCCTCAGCTTGGCGGGTGTCGGCATTGGCACCACCATGGCCGATGATGCGGGCACCTGGGCAATCGCGGACTCCGGAATCCTCCCCCAGGGTCCAGTCACCGTGTACGCCACGGCCACCGACAAGGCGGGCCTGACCGGTGACGCGGGCACCCGTGTCTTCAATGTCGACTCCCTGCCGCCGGATCACCTCACGTTCAGCGCCCCAGACGCCGGTGCATACGTGCGCAGCGTCACGCCGACGCTGTCGGGCTCGACGGAGCAGGGCAGCACGGTGCTCCTCTACCGAAAGAATGGGGGCAGTGACATTGCCCTGGGCCAGGCCATCGCGGGCAGCGACGGGAAATGGAGCTTCCCGGTTCCTGTGGGCCAATCATTTCCACAGGGCCCCGTGACCGTGTCTGCGACGGCAGCCGACACGCGCGGCAACACCACCCCCCGTGTCGACCACAGCTTCATCGTGGATAACGTCCCCCCTGGAGTCCCCAGCATCGACAATCCCCGTGGCTACCTCCTGAACACCAAGAAGCCAGAGTTCTCAGGCACGGCGGATCCCGACACGACGTTGACCTTCCAGATCGGAAGCTTTCCCGCCGTGAATGTCCCCGTGGCCGCCGATAGACAGTGGTCATACACGCCCCAGGATCCGCTCAGCGACAATGTCTATTCAGTGACGGCCTTCGTGACCGACAAGGCTGGCAATCCAGGGGGGGTCTCGCCTGCCACCTACAAAATCGACACGACGAAACCCCAGCCGCCCCAGATCACCTCTCCTGTCTCAGGCACTCGAGTGGGCCCCGCTGGAATCACCATCGCGGGCACCACCGATGGCCCCCATTCCATGAAGCTCTACTTCACGCCCGTTGGGGGCCCCGCCGAAGAGAAGAACATCCCGGATGCAGCATCCCAGCTTGGCACCTGGACCGTGTCGCTGACAAAGGCTGACTTGCGCCACGGTGAGTTCGCGGTGACGGCCGTCGCCACGGACGAGGCGAAGAACACGAGCGACCCCTCTGCCCCGATCTCCCTCTCGGTGGATCTCGAGCCCCCCACAACCCTGATCATCGACAGGCCCACGGAAAACCAGGCCCTGAACAGCAAGTTTCCTGAGTTCAGAGGAAGGTCCAACCCTGGGGCGCTGGTCACCGTGGTTGTCAACGGATTCGCCGAGACTCCTGTGACGACGAAGCCCGATGGTTCATGGTCGGTGTCCTCCTCCAAGGAACTCCTGCCGGGAACACCTCCCACCAAACACAGCGTGCAAGTCAAAGCGGCGGATGACCTGGGCAACGTGACGCCGCTGTCCCCCGCGGTCACCTTCATGGTCGACATCAGCACGCCGACCACCGTGGTCGACAGCCCCAAGCCCAAACACACCTTCACCCAAGGCGCGGTTGAAATCGAGGGGCACACCGAAGCGAACAGCACCCTCTACCTCAGCCTGGGTACGGACGTGCTCCCATCCATCAAGGTGACAGGCGAGGGAAAATGGACCTTCAAGCCCGCCTCTCCGCTCCCGGATGGTGCCTACACATTGACTCTGCACGCCGAGGACGGAGCCGGGAACATCGAAAACACGTCCACCTTCGAGTTCAGCGTCGATTCGACGGCTCCCGCGCCCCCTGTCTTGAAACTGCCAGCGGACAACACCCGCACGAACACCCCGAACCCAATCACTTTCTCCGGAACCTTCACGCCCCCGTGCGACCTCACGGTGTTCATCGACAAAGACTCGTACAGCAAGGGCATCACCGTCGTGAACAACCAATGGACGTTCAGTTCCCCCTCGAACCTGGCGGAAGGCCCCCACGAAATCACGGCAACATGCACGGACAAGGCCGGCTGGGTGAGCGAGCCTTCGAACATGCACACCCTCATCGTGGACAGGAGTTCTCCTGGAGTCCCGGGGTTCTCGAGTCCGGCTCCGGGCTCCAGCGTTGGTCCCAACACCCCTGACTTCGGCACCATCACCGGGACGACAGAGGCACTCGCGACCGTCACCGTGCTCCACAACGGAAACTCGACGGGAAAAGACATCACGGCCAATAGCGAGGGTGTCTGGTCACTCAAGGTGGCGTTGACGTCCCAGAAGGATGGTCCCCAGAGGTTCGAAGCCAGGGCTCGGGACGTCGCGGGCAACACGGGCATCTTCTCCCTTCCCCACATATTCACCCTGGACACCCAGGAGCCTGTCACCGTGGTGGAGGGCTTGCCGACAGGCATCAGCACGCTCTCCACGGTCACCTTCACGATGACCGCGAGCGGGGAGGAGCAGGACGTCGGGTTCGAGTGCACGCACAACGATGGCCCCCCGGTGAAGTGCACGAGCCCCTACAGCCTCCGCGGGCTCACGGAAGGCCCTCAAAGACTGAGCGTCAAGGCAACGGACAAGGCGCTGAACGTCGAGAAGGAGCCCCGAACGTACACCTGGGAGTTCAAGCGCCCGAAGACCGTGGAAGGCGGCGGCGTGGGCTGCTCGAGCACCGCGGGCGCCATTCCGGGTGCGCTGCTCTGGCTGGCGTGGGCCGGGTGGCTCCGAGTCCGCCGTCGCCAGAGCTGAGTCACCCGCACGACCCATCGGCCGGGTGGAGACACCCGGCCCGCATGGCACATCCCGGTGGAGGCCGACGCAGGGCCTCCACCGCTTCACGCAACGGAAGTCCGAGGCGCTGGCGGCACATCCAGGCCCAGCATCTCATCCGCGAGCCGCTGGGCCTCCTCGCGCTCCGACTCCGCCGTGCGCGCGCCCACCGCCCGGATGCCCAGCAGCGACAGGCCCTCCTCCAACCCCAGCGCCGTCTCCACGCCGTCCAGCTGAATCCCCATGCTTTGCAGCGTGAGCGCCACATCCGCGCCCATGCCGCACAGCACCGTGCGAGTCCCCATCAGCCGGGCCGAGCCCGCCAGCCGCGCCAGCACCGCGCACAGGTGGCTGTCCACCAGCCACAGGCCGGAGATATCCACCACCATGCCCTTGGCGCCCGTGCGCTGGATGTCGGCCAGCACATCCGAGCAGAGCTGCGCCGCCTGCGCGTCGGTGATGTCTCCCTGGAGGGGGACGATGAGCTGTCCCCACAGCGGGATGATGGGAATGCGCGACAGCTCACGCGCGTGCCGCGGAAGGTCCGAGATGCTCATGACGGCTCCACGTCCGCCACCAGCACGGTGGCGTCATCGGTGGTACGGCCAAAGCGCTCTAGCAGGAACGCACAGGCCATGTCAGGGGACTGCGTTCGGACCTGCTCCAGGTCCACTCGAAAGCTCAACCCATCGCTGAAGAGGGCCAACCTGTCGCCCACGGCCAGCGGCGTCGAAAGTGTCCGCAACGTGCGGAACGACTGCCCCAGGATGCCCGGCGTGGGGAGCACCGGCACTCGCGTCCCCACCGTGCGCAGCTCCACGTTCCCGACGCCTCCACAGTGCAGCGTGTGCCCGTCGAACACCGCGAGCATCACCGCCGCGCCGCGCCCATGCTTCAGCGCCACATGCAGCGCCTCCGCCAGGGACGCCACGGACGCCCCCAACGTCACCTGCCCCAGGCACCGGAGCGCCTCACCAGCGGCCTGCGCCGCCGCCGGCCCGTGCCCCAGCGCGTCCACCACCGCGAGCAACGTGTACGGCCCCTCCGTGCGAACCAACACCCCATCGCCGTTCTCCACCTCGCCCACCTTCGGGCGCGTCCGGTGGGCCACGGACAACCTCACAGCCACACCTCGAACTCCACCTGCGTCCCGGCGATGCCGGTGTTCACCTCGAACTTGTCCGCCAGCCGCTTGACGCCCAACAGCCCCAACCCCATGCCCGTCTTGCTCCGGTACGTCCCGGACAGCACCCGCTCCAGCTCGGGAATGCCCCGCCCCTGGTCCTCGGCGCGCACGCGCAAGAGCCGGCGCGGCGACTGCACGGGAATCAGTTGGATGGTGCCGCCCCCCGCATACGAAATCTGATTGCGCGCCAGCTCACTCACCGCCGTCGCGACCTTCTGGCATTCATAGCCCCGCCCCCCCAATGCCTCGCACATCGCGCGCGCCGACAGCCGCGCATGGCTCGCGTCCGCCTCCGTGCGCACCAGGTACGTGGTGGGCCGGGCCTCCGTCGTCGCCGGCGTCGCCGCAGGGGCGCTCGGCTCCCGCAAGCCCAGCGACGGCGAGGACGCGGCCGAGGCCTTCGCCAACACGGCCTTGAGCTTCGCGGCCAGGTCCGGCCTCCGGGCCGCGTCGACGAAGTGCCGCGTCGCGGGCTCCAGCGCGTCGATGACCCGCGGCAGCTCCGCCACCCCCATCGTGTCCGCCGATACCCGCAGCGACTCCAGCGTGCCGCGCAACACCAACCGCGCGGCGGTCTCCGACATGAAGTGCTGCAACACACTCAATAGCTGAGCGCTCAACATGCCCCGGCTCACCACGTTCTCCTCGCCTCCCGTGTCATGCGCTTGCGAGCAAACACTTCCAGACCCCCACCCTCGCGGTTGGACACGCGGACCTCGTCGGTCAGCCGTCGCACCGCGGCGCCACCTTCTCCCAGACTCTCCC is part of the Myxococcus landrumus genome and encodes:
- a CDS encoding SpoIIE family protein phosphatase, whose product is MAVRLSVAHRTRPKVGEVENGDGVLVRTEGPYTLLAVVDALGHGPAAAQAAGEALRCLGQVTLGASVASLAEALHVALKHGRGAAVMLAVFDGHTLHCGGVGNVELRTVGTRVPVLPTPGILGQSFRTLRTLSTPLAVGDRLALFSDGLSFRVDLEQVRTQSPDMACAFLLERFGRTTDDATVLVADVEPS
- a CDS encoding Ig-like domain-containing protein, producing the protein MRTLGWIRVLTCAVALGALPAFAEADVFGLGAGRDEALTVQGNESRVINSYAAVTAPLNKGDREVRLDTLQGFNDGDLVMVLQMRDVGPVPASSFMAFTLPSFDESPVGKWEMARVESALGRTLKLTRPLRNDFAAPYTQVIRVPEFKRVTVHPMGEIKARSWDGSTGGVVAFLVDGTLHNNGVINASGAGFQQGWASDPEVSFSGCTDTGGTCEPISRDVLLRRLPMGGGGAIFFRAHALTGAGRIEAKGLSGAGAPGGGSISARLVERAECEVLSVQGAPSGSPWLSGAQGAIGGGTVLLQAGALEGCPVQEQEAKARATGESSGDVGVHVLMNHSLSFPGEPVVTTPKDGARLKGPTPRVTGFGDPGATVILSLADAERPSLSEKELPSTQVDESGAFSLVVPTPLADGTYQITAYSEHEGLASESSTPIYFTVDSLLAPQRPQILKPDEGRHYNILKPTISGTAEDAIKVVVRHFDGGVVGEAPVLDGGWSLEPDSDLTEGEIKVVAVGIDETEDAGPESDVRSFTVDVTPPGSPEFQSPDAGSFVNTRKPRIAGTAEAHHHVTLTFDGGTLGSVPVTATGTWEVSPPLFDLPDGSVTVLAVASDDAGNSSDASSHTFEVDVTPPEIPHIDSPEAGTYVPTLAPPYSGTAERNTEVRLRHLGNLIGFAMADDAGAWSISDAGSLPDGGDITVTVTATDRAGNSSDAGEHKFKVDIDPPGAPAIVSPSDKAFLKVPPVSISGTADGDTTQVIVHLDGVSLDPVPVHPINRTWDAGVRSSLGEKQYQVKAVAMDFAGNRSVETEQTFTVDWSAPASPQFDTPVAGTYVTTTTPRLSGTAEARTSISLTFDGGSIGTASADDGGSWELTAPNPPFPQGVITVLARATDEAGNSSDAGSHSFTVDTVAPNPPVFQTPAAGAYVTTTTPSISGTAERNTEVRLSLAGVGIGTTMADDAGTWAIADSGILPQGPVTVYATATDKAGLTGDAGTRVFNVDSLPPDHLTFSAPDAGAYVRSVTPTLSGSTEQGSTVLLYRKNGGSDIALGQAIAGSDGKWSFPVPVGQSFPQGPVTVSATAADTRGNTTPRVDHSFIVDNVPPGVPSIDNPRGYLLNTKKPEFSGTADPDTTLTFQIGSFPAVNVPVAADRQWSYTPQDPLSDNVYSVTAFVTDKAGNPGGVSPATYKIDTTKPQPPQITSPVSGTRVGPAGITIAGTTDGPHSMKLYFTPVGGPAEEKNIPDAASQLGTWTVSLTKADLRHGEFAVTAVATDEAKNTSDPSAPISLSVDLEPPTTLIIDRPTENQALNSKFPEFRGRSNPGALVTVVVNGFAETPVTTKPDGSWSVSSSKELLPGTPPTKHSVQVKAADDLGNVTPLSPAVTFMVDISTPTTVVDSPKPKHTFTQGAVEIEGHTEANSTLYLSLGTDVLPSIKVTGEGKWTFKPASPLPDGAYTLTLHAEDGAGNIENTSTFEFSVDSTAPAPPVLKLPADNTRTNTPNPITFSGTFTPPCDLTVFIDKDSYSKGITVVNNQWTFSSPSNLAEGPHEITATCTDKAGWVSEPSNMHTLIVDRSSPGVPGFSSPAPGSSVGPNTPDFGTITGTTEALATVTVLHNGNSTGKDITANSEGVWSLKVALTSQKDGPQRFEARARDVAGNTGIFSLPHIFTLDTQEPVTVVEGLPTGISTLSTVTFTMTASGEEQDVGFECTHNDGPPVKCTSPYSLRGLTEGPQRLSVKATDKALNVEKEPRTYTWEFKRPKTVEGGGVGCSSTAGAIPGALLWLAWAGWLRVRRRQS
- a CDS encoding ATP-binding protein, yielding MSRGMLSAQLLSVLQHFMSETAARLVLRGTLESLRVSADTMGVAELPRVIDALEPATRHFVDAARRPDLAAKLKAVLAKASAASSPSLGLREPSAPAATPATTEARPTTYLVRTEADASHARLSARAMCEALGGRGYECQKVATAVSELARNQISYAGGGTIQLIPVQSPRRLLRVRAEDQGRGIPELERVLSGTYRSKTGMGLGLLGVKRLADKFEVNTGIAGTQVEFEVWL
- a CDS encoding STAS domain-containing protein, giving the protein MSISDLPRHARELSRIPIIPLWGQLIVPLQGDITDAQAAQLCSDVLADIQRTGAKGMVVDISGLWLVDSHLCAVLARLAGSARLMGTRTVLCGMGADVALTLQSMGIQLDGVETALGLEEGLSLLGIRAVGARTAESEREEAQRLADEMLGLDVPPAPRTSVA